A single region of the bacterium genome encodes:
- a CDS encoding slipin family protein, whose product DTMKRAMARQAEVERERRAKIINAEGEFQAAQKLKEAAEILSEVPMAIQLRYLQTATEIAAEKNSTLVFPLPLEIFKHFIKKEEEK is encoded by the coding sequence GATACTATGAAAAGAGCAATGGCAAGACAGGCAGAAGTTGAAAGAGAAAGAAGAGCAAAAATTATAAATGCAGAAGGAGAGTTTCAGGCAGCACAAAAACTTAAAGAAGCAGCAGAAATTTTATCAGAAGTTCCAATGGCTATTCAATTAAGATATTTACAAACAGCCACAGAAATTGCAGCAGAAAAAAATTCAACTCTCGTTTTCCCTTTACCTCTTGAAATATTTAAGCATTTTATAAAAAAAGAAGAAGAGAAATAA